A genome region from Natronosalvus rutilus includes the following:
- a CDS encoding CBS domain-containing protein, protein MNVADAMTVRDDVVSVSLPGTRTDVLEYFQERAFSSVPVVQSDDGTAEYRGLVSRETLIEQPDEDQLVMLMEDVPTTTADTSLEAVAKVMVEEGARRVPVVDGEFEGIVTVTDVVHAIARGAAETDAEVGDYAARSVNTTYEDVPLPVAERELHYANAPYAVVLDDDGRMSGVITEVDVIDVARIVEGEEETGNNFPDQDADYSWEGIKGVGSRSLPTRDIELPTSPVSEFMTEDVVTVSRSKSVEGAAQLMISNDIEQIPMVTGDDLVGIVRDIDLVRSLYD, encoded by the coding sequence ATGAACGTAGCCGACGCGATGACGGTCCGCGACGACGTGGTCTCCGTCTCGCTACCGGGAACCCGAACCGACGTGCTCGAGTACTTTCAGGAGCGGGCGTTTTCCTCCGTACCGGTCGTCCAGTCGGACGACGGCACGGCCGAGTACCGCGGACTCGTCTCTCGAGAGACGCTGATCGAACAGCCCGACGAGGACCAGCTCGTCATGCTGATGGAGGACGTGCCGACGACGACGGCGGACACGAGCCTCGAGGCGGTCGCGAAGGTGATGGTCGAGGAAGGTGCGCGGCGCGTTCCCGTCGTGGATGGCGAGTTCGAGGGGATCGTCACGGTTACCGACGTCGTCCACGCGATCGCAAGGGGGGCGGCCGAGACCGACGCCGAAGTCGGCGACTACGCCGCCCGGAGCGTGAACACGACCTACGAGGACGTTCCGCTCCCCGTCGCGGAGCGCGAACTCCACTACGCGAACGCCCCGTACGCGGTCGTCCTCGACGACGACGGGCGGATGAGCGGCGTCATCACCGAGGTCGACGTCATCGACGTGGCTCGAATCGTCGAGGGCGAGGAGGAGACGGGCAACAACTTCCCAGACCAGGATGCCGACTACTCCTGGGAGGGAATCAAGGGCGTCGGCAGTCGGTCGCTTCCCACCCGCGACATCGAATTGCCGACCAGTCCGGTCAGCGAGTTCATGACCGAGGACGTGGTGACCGTCTCGCGGTCGAAATCCGTCGAGGGGGCCGCCCAGCTGATGATCAGCAACGACATCGAGCAGATTCCGATGGTCACCGGCGACGACCTCGTCGGTATCGTCCGGGACATCGACCTCGTGCGGTCGCTGTACGACTGA